A window from Triticum aestivum cultivar Chinese Spring chromosome 6D, IWGSC CS RefSeq v2.1, whole genome shotgun sequence encodes these proteins:
- the LOC123143080 gene encoding autophagy-related protein 2, with the protein MARKHGCSSRPTPCRSLNSKFAMGGVGAWEEKAAAAVSVCDLLRRRRRRTDPAEVAAVRMGGRSHRWPAEGRQVWIRAESPASGLQRPPPPFSNSPLLIPWCYSENATQGIKQAYESFTDGLGRTSSALIGNPINVYNRGAGARLALTTAICGAPAAVVAPVSATARALHYALLGIRNRCA; encoded by the exons ATGGCGCGGAAGCACGGCTGCAGCTCCCGGCCCACACCCTGcag AAGCCTCAATAGTAAATTTGCGATGGGAGGAGTGGGTGCGTgggaggagaaggcggcggcggcggtttcggTCTGTGATCTGCTTCGACGCAGGAGGCGGCGGACTGATCCGGCGGAAGTGGCTGCCGTGAGGATGGGAGGAAGAAGCCATCGTTGGCCGGCTGAGGGCCGGCAGGTCTGGATCCGTGCTGAGTCTCCTGCATCAGGTCTTCAACGCCCGCCTCCTCCTTTTTCCAACTCTCCCCTCTTGATTCCCTGGTGTTATTCCGAAAATGCGACACAAGGAATAAAGCAG GCTTATGAAAGCTTTACTGATGGACTTGGAAGGACTTCCTCTGCTTTGATTGGGAACCCTATTAACGTGTATAATCGCGGGGCTGGTGCCAGGTTAGCACTGACTACTGCAATTTGTGGAGCTCCGGCTGCAGTGGTAGCTCCAGTATCAGCAACTGCCCGTGCTTTACATTATGCACTTCTTGGTATAAGGAACAG GTGTGCATAA